The Homalodisca vitripennis isolate AUS2020 unplaced genomic scaffold, UT_GWSS_2.1 ScUCBcl_1694;HRSCAF=5640, whole genome shotgun sequence genome contains a region encoding:
- the LOC124371613 gene encoding uncharacterized protein LOC124371613 produces MTKPFLGTLRNTGYTRIEEDIRRCIPSTNPYANLNRDRFVAPRLYRYTPTSVLPAPHTPLLIVINNFHLLLTILGDVKSIHGFPFTSRKFFSANTTLQAQEPTNL; encoded by the exons atGACAAAACCGTTTctaggtactcttag gaatactggatacactaggattgaggaggatatcagaagatgtattccgtccaccaacccctacgcaaatctcaaccgGGATCGTTTTGTTGCCCCTCGACTCTACAGATATACACCCACTTCGGTACTCCCAGCCCCTCACACTCCGCTCCTCATTGTGATCAATAATTTTCATCTATTATTGaccattctgggggacgtgaaaagcatacatggattccccttcacttccagaaaattcttttcagctaatacaacgctccaggcacaagaaccaaccaacctctga
- the LOC124371615 gene encoding uncharacterized protein LOC124371615: MTKPFLGTLRNTGYTRIEEDIRRCIPSTNPYANLNRDRFVAPRLYRYTPTSVLPAPHTPLLIVINNFHLLLTILGDVKSIHGFPFTSRKFFSANTTLQAQEPTNL, translated from the exons atGACAAAACCGTTTctaggtactcttag gaatactggatacactaggattgaggaggatatcagaagatgtattccgtccaccaacccctacgcaaatctcaaccgGGATCGTTTTGTTGCCCCACGACTCTACAGATATACACCCACTTCGGTACTCCCAGCCCCTCACACTCCGCTCCTCATTGTGATCAATAATTTTCATCTATTATTGaccattctgggggacgtgaaaagcatacatggattccccttcacttccagaaaattcttttcagctaatacaacgctccaggcacaagaaccaaccaacctctga